One Setaria italica strain Yugu1 chromosome II, Setaria_italica_v2.0, whole genome shotgun sequence DNA segment encodes these proteins:
- the CDPK1 gene encoding LOW QUALITY PROTEIN: calcium-dependent protein kinase 2 (The sequence of the model RefSeq protein was modified relative to this genomic sequence to represent the inferred CDS: inserted 1 base in 1 codon), producing MGMAILTRQSQHIHLXSYNAPPPPTEVRYTPPAMNPPVVPPVVVPPKPTGDTILGKQYEDVRTVYSLGKELGRGQFGVTYLCTEIATGRQYACKSISKRKLTSKADREDIRREIQIMQHLSGQPNIVEFRGAYEDKSNVHVVMELCAGGELFDRIIAKGHYTERAAATICRAVVNVVNICHFMGVMHRDLKPENFLLATKEENAMLKATDFGLSVFIEEGKMYRDIVGSAYYVAPEVLRRSYGKEIDVWSAGVMLYILLSGVPPFWAETEKGIFDAILHEEIDFESQPWPSISESAKDLVRKMLTRDPKKRLTSGQVLQHPWLREGGDASDKPIDSAVLSRMKQFRAMNKLKKMALKVIASNLNEEEIKGLKQMFMNMDTDNSGTITYEELKAGLAKLGSKLSEAEVKQLMEAADVDGNGSIDYVEFITATMHRHKLERDEHLFKAFQYFDKDNSGFITRDELESALIEHEMGDTSTIKEIISEVDTDNDGRINYEEFCAMMRGGMQQPMRLK from the exons ATGGGTATGGCTATTCTAACCAGGCAAAGCCAGCACATACACC CCAGTTACAATGCTCCTCCGCCACCGACTGAGGTACGGTACACGCCGCCGGCGATGAACCCTCCAGTAGTCCCACCTGTAGTTGTCCCACCGAAGCCCACAGGGGACACAATTCTTGGCAAGCAGTACGAGGATGTGCGCACAGTCTACTCCCTTGGGAAGGAGCTTGGCCGGGGCCAGTTCGGGGTGACATACCTCTGCACAGAGATTGCCACAGGCAGGCAGTACGCCTGCAAGTCCATCTCTAAGCGCAAGCTCACCAGCAAGGCAGATAGGGAGGACATCCGCAGGGAGATCCAGATCATGCAGCATTTGTCCGGACAGCCAAACATTGTCGAGTTCAGGGGAGCGTATGAGGATAAGAGCAATGTGCATGTGGTGATGGAGCTCTGTGCAGGTGGCGAGCTATTCGACCGGATCATTGCTAAGGGGCACTACACAGAACGGGCAGCTGCTACAATCTGCAGAGCAGTTGTGAATGTTGTGAACATTTGCCACTTCATGGGAGTGATGCACCGTGATCTGAAGCCAGAGAATTTCTTGCTCGCAACTAAGGAGGAGAATGCAATGCTCAAGGCCACTGATTTTGGGCTTTCGGTCTTTATTGAAGAAG GAAAGATGTACAGGGACATTGTTGGAAGTGCTTATTATGTTGCTCCTGAAGTCCTTAGGCGTAGCTACGGAAAAGAGATAGATGTTTGGAGTGCCGGTGTTATGTTGTACATTCTTCTCAGTGGCGTGCCTCCATTTTGGGCTG AAACCGAAAAGGGGATATTTGATGCTATTCTGCATGAGGAGATTGACTTTGAAAGTCAACCTTGGCCATCAATTTCTGAGAGTGCTAAAGACCTGGTTAGGAAGATGTTGACACGAGATCCAAAGAAAAGACTTACTTCGGGTCAAGTTCTTC AACATCCTTGGCTCAGAGAAGGTGGAGACGCATCTGATAAGCCTATTGACAGTGCTGTTCTTTCTAGAATGAAGCAATTCAGAGCAATGAATAAGCTGAAAAAGATGGCTCTGAAG GTTATTGCTTCAAACCTTAATGAGGAAGAGATCAAGGGCTTGAAGCAAATGTTCATGAACATGGACACAGACAACAGTGGTACAATCACATACGAAGAACTCAAAGCAGGATTAGCCAAACTTGGATCAAAGCTGTCAGAAGCTGAAGTAAAGCAGTTGATGGAGGCT GCTGATGTTGATGGGAATGGATCCATTGACTATGTTGAGTTCATCACTGCCACAATGCATAGACACAAGCTCGAACGAGATGAGCATTTGTTCAAGGCATTCCAGTACTTTGATAAAGATAACAGTGG CTTCATCACAAGAGATGAGCTAGAGTCAGCTTTGATCGAGCATGAGATGGGCGACACGAGTACGATAAAGGAGATCATATCAGAAGTTGACACGGACAAT GATGGAAGAATTAACTATGAGGAATTTTGCGCTATGATGAGAGGAGGGATGCAGCAGCCGATGAGGCTCAAGTAG